In the Halococcus hamelinensis 100A6 genome, one interval contains:
- a CDS encoding cbb3-type cytochrome c oxidase subunit I, with product MSRREPPTDADRRTLPGAFGWLTTLDHRHIGVLYVVFGVAAGLLGGLDALLLRTGLLTPAADVWGSGTYDELFTTHGLTMLFLFITPVTFGLANRVVPSLIGAREMAFPRLNAVAFWLLPPAFLLVRAGTLADVLGVGGITPPATGWTLYPPLSTASANVGLDCTLLGLHLSGVATMLGAANLVVTVVAEREVGWHRLDVFSWTMLATSGLVLVAFPVLGTALVCLLADRNLGTAFFAVEAGGPLFWQHLFWFFGHPEVYILALPPMGIVSHLIPKFSGRELFGYEYIVYSTLAIAVLAFGVWAHHMFTTGIDPRVRASFMAVTLAIALPSAVKVFNWLATMWGGNVRLAVPMLFCVGAIGNFVVGGVTGVFLAAVPVDLVYHGTYYVVGHFHLVLVGMVVFALFAACYFWFPLFTGRLYDPTLARAHFWLTTVGVAVAFLTMLALGAAGLPRRMATYPDRFAGFHQVITLGAFLIGFAQVLWGWNMVASWRAGPVVESADVWNLEANGELTHEWRAFERRLAAEAPETDADEVDSDDRSTHRDR from the coding sequence ATGTCCCGCCGAGAACCGCCGACCGACGCGGACCGTCGCACGCTTCCCGGCGCGTTCGGGTGGCTCACCACCCTCGACCACCGGCACATCGGCGTGTTGTACGTCGTCTTCGGGGTCGCGGCGGGGCTGCTCGGCGGCCTCGACGCGCTGTTGCTCCGAACCGGGCTCCTCACCCCAGCCGCCGACGTCTGGGGGTCGGGAACCTACGACGAGCTGTTCACCACCCACGGCCTGACGATGCTGTTCCTGTTCATCACGCCGGTGACGTTCGGCCTCGCGAACCGGGTGGTTCCCTCACTGATAGGGGCCCGCGAGATGGCGTTCCCGCGGCTCAACGCCGTCGCGTTCTGGCTCCTCCCGCCGGCCTTCCTCCTGGTGCGTGCCGGTACGCTCGCCGACGTGCTCGGCGTCGGGGGAATCACTCCCCCGGCGACCGGTTGGACGCTCTACCCACCGCTCTCGACCGCTTCCGCCAACGTCGGCCTCGATTGCACGTTGCTCGGCCTCCACTTGAGCGGGGTCGCCACGATGCTCGGTGCGGCGAACCTCGTCGTCACGGTCGTCGCCGAACGCGAGGTCGGCTGGCACCGACTCGACGTCTTCTCGTGGACGATGCTCGCCACGAGCGGCCTCGTCCTCGTCGCCTTCCCCGTGCTCGGAACTGCCCTCGTCTGTCTGCTCGCCGACCGAAACCTGGGGACGGCCTTCTTCGCCGTCGAGGCCGGCGGCCCGCTGTTCTGGCAGCACCTCTTCTGGTTCTTCGGCCATCCCGAGGTCTACATCCTCGCCCTGCCGCCGATGGGAATCGTGAGCCACCTCATCCCGAAATTCAGCGGACGAGAACTCTTCGGCTACGAGTACATCGTCTACTCGACGCTCGCGATCGCGGTGCTCGCCTTCGGCGTCTGGGCCCACCACATGTTCACGACGGGGATCGACCCCCGAGTTCGGGCGAGCTTCATGGCCGTCACGCTCGCGATCGCGCTCCCCAGTGCGGTCAAGGTCTTCAACTGGCTCGCCACGATGTGGGGCGGGAACGTTCGGCTCGCCGTCCCGATGCTGTTCTGCGTCGGGGCGATCGGCAACTTCGTGGTCGGCGGCGTCACCGGCGTGTTCCTCGCGGCGGTCCCCGTGGACCTCGTCTATCACGGCACCTACTACGTCGTGGGCCACTTCCACCTCGTCCTCGTCGGGATGGTGGTGTTCGCGCTGTTCGCGGCGTGTTACTTCTGGTTCCCGCTCTTCACCGGACGGCTGTACGACCCGACCCTCGCGCGGGCACACTTCTGGCTGACGACGGTCGGCGTCGCGGTCGCCTTCCTCACGATGTTAGCGCTCGGGGCGGCGGGCCTCCCGCGCCGGATGGCGACCTATCCCGACCGGTTCGCCGGGTTCCATCAGGTGATCACCCTCGGGGCGTTCCTCATCGGCTTCGCGCAGGTGCTCTGGGGGTGGAACATGGTCGCCTCGTGGCGTGCGGGCCCCGTCGTCGAGTCGGCCGACGTCTGGAACCTCGAAGCCAACGGGGAGCTGACCCACGAGTGGCGGGCCTTCGAGCGGCGACTGGCGGCCGAGGCCCCCGAAACCGACGCCGACGAGGTCGATTCCGACGACCGCTCCACCCACCGTGACCGGTAA
- a CDS encoding ion transporter: MVRLDTRYRAARRTTYRLLTVGKGGRVAGAVDCCIAGLIVANVVAVALGTVDPVFDRYRAILYRFNAISVGVFTVEYLLRVWSATAADGYDHPLFGRLRFVARPECLVDLLAIAPFYVGIALFGGDGRLLRGFRLIRFFRLAKLVRYTDSVARFERVLRRKTDDLVVALGGTTLLVVCSSSLLYFVEHEAQPEAFSSIPAALWWGVVTLTTVGYGDVYPVTPLGKLLGGAVAVLGTGLVALPASILASGFIHDDTEPSRCPHCGEEFE; the protein is encoded by the coding sequence GTGGTTCGGCTCGACACCCGCTATCGGGCGGCCAGACGAACGACGTACCGGCTTCTGACGGTCGGGAAGGGCGGTCGAGTGGCGGGAGCGGTCGACTGCTGTATCGCGGGGTTGATCGTCGCGAACGTCGTCGCCGTCGCGCTCGGGACGGTCGACCCGGTGTTCGACCGGTATCGGGCGATCCTCTACCGCTTCAACGCGATTTCGGTTGGGGTGTTCACCGTCGAGTACCTCCTCCGGGTCTGGTCGGCGACGGCCGCCGACGGCTACGACCACCCGCTCTTCGGGCGGCTCCGGTTCGTGGCCCGTCCCGAGTGCCTCGTCGACCTCCTCGCGATCGCCCCGTTCTACGTCGGGATCGCCCTGTTCGGTGGCGACGGCCGTCTGCTCAGGGGATTTCGATTGATCCGATTCTTCCGGCTGGCGAAGCTCGTGCGCTACACCGACTCGGTCGCCCGGTTCGAGCGCGTGCTGCGCCGCAAGACCGACGACCTGGTGGTGGCGCTCGGCGGGACGACGCTGCTCGTGGTCTGCTCGTCGAGCCTGCTGTACTTCGTCGAGCACGAGGCCCAGCCCGAGGCGTTCTCCAGCATCCCGGCGGCGCTCTGGTGGGGCGTCGTCACGCTCACGACGGTCGGCTACGGCGACGTCTATCCCGTGACGCCGCTCGGCAAACTCCTCGGCGGTGCGGTCGCCGTGCTCGGCACCGGATTGGTCGCGCTCCCCGCGAGCATCCTCGCCTCGGGGTTCATCCACGACGACACGGAACCTTCGCGGTGCCCACACTGCGGCGAGGAGTTCGAGTGA
- a CDS encoding PadR family transcriptional regulator encodes MSVNDYSDTTDESMPDTPDGPRPLVDLTGFQRDVLFVLISLDGSNPSGTDVKRHLRETYDEAINHGRLYQNLRDLVDGGLVEKRPVDGRTNAYRVSPAARDRLEAHTAWGECCLLALETEEPGDGG; translated from the coding sequence ATGTCAGTGAACGACTACAGCGACACCACCGACGAATCGATGCCCGACACCCCGGACGGCCCGCGGCCGCTCGTCGACCTGACGGGCTTTCAGCGCGACGTCCTGTTCGTGCTGATCAGCCTCGACGGGTCGAACCCGAGCGGCACCGACGTCAAACGTCACCTCCGGGAGACCTACGACGAGGCGATCAACCACGGCCGCCTCTACCAGAACCTCCGCGACCTCGTGGACGGCGGCCTCGTCGAGAAGCGTCCGGTCGACGGCCGGACGAACGCCTACCGGGTGAGCCCGGCCGCGCGCGACCGGCTCGAAGCCCACACCGCGTGGGGCGAGTGCTGTCTCCTCGCGCTCGAAACCGAGGAGCCCGGTGACGGGGGATGA
- a CDS encoding heavy-metal-associated domain-containing protein: MVRHRIHVDGMTCRGCEAVLTREIDAIDDVTDVTVDHETGLVAFATDDTTTGSYVEQAVNDLGYEVTGHDSE; this comes from the coding sequence ATGGTGCGTCACCGAATCCACGTCGACGGAATGACCTGCCGGGGTTGCGAAGCCGTCCTCACGCGCGAGATCGATGCCATCGACGACGTCACGGACGTCACTGTCGACCACGAAACGGGGCTCGTCGCGTTCGCGACCGACGACACGACGACCGGCAGCTACGTCGAACAGGCCGTCAACGACCTCGGATACGAGGTCACGGGACACGATTCGGAATAG
- a CDS encoding beta propeller repeat protein: MSDSTTSRGEWRAIESPTDRTLLAVTETAAGPVAVGEGGLVLARDESGWYPLVEAGPATRGNRLTCVAATADRKRVWFAGDSGALGRYDTHTGRKEDFSAPMGKTSTWEALAVAGTDTERLSVANGSGEVLPVECDDHGCPSYGDVTKPAGGSTIAALAADGASLYAADTSGTVLEHVDENWHRIGIENAEVNFFDLSAAGGSLLVAGGDGRLYRYDRPCRNWTPVAVGEATIHGLARSAESGAVAVGAGGTVHERTPNRGWRRLDTPVEADLLAVACGTTDVAVGTDGTIIER, translated from the coding sequence GTGAGCGATTCCACGACCAGTCGAGGGGAGTGGCGGGCGATCGAATCCCCGACCGACCGGACCCTGCTGGCCGTCACCGAAACCGCCGCCGGTCCCGTCGCGGTCGGCGAGGGCGGCCTCGTGCTCGCGCGCGACGAGTCGGGCTGGTACCCCCTCGTCGAGGCGGGCCCCGCGACCCGGGGGAACCGGCTCACCTGCGTCGCGGCCACGGCCGACCGGAAACGGGTCTGGTTCGCGGGCGACAGCGGCGCGCTCGGGCGGTACGACACCCACACCGGCCGAAAGGAGGACTTCAGCGCTCCGATGGGGAAGACCAGCACCTGGGAGGCGCTCGCGGTCGCCGGGACCGACACGGAGCGCCTCTCGGTCGCGAACGGCTCGGGCGAGGTGCTCCCGGTCGAGTGCGACGACCACGGCTGTCCCTCGTACGGGGACGTCACCAAACCCGCCGGCGGCTCGACGATCGCGGCGCTCGCCGCCGACGGCGCGTCGCTCTACGCGGCCGATACGAGCGGCACCGTGCTCGAACACGTCGATGAGAACTGGCACCGTATCGGGATCGAGAACGCCGAGGTGAACTTCTTCGACCTGTCCGCCGCCGGCGGGTCGCTGCTGGTCGCCGGCGGCGACGGGCGGCTCTACCGCTACGACCGGCCGTGTCGGAACTGGACGCCCGTCGCGGTCGGCGAGGCGACGATTCACGGGCTCGCCCGGTCCGCGGAGTCGGGTGCGGTCGCGGTCGGTGCGGGCGGCACGGTCCACGAACGAACCCCGAACCGGGGCTGGCGTCGGCTCGACACCCCCGTCGAGGCGGACCTGCTCGCCGTCGCCTGCGGCACGACCGACGTCGCCGTCGGCACGGACGGAACCATCATCGAACGCTGA
- a CDS encoding glycerate kinase type-2 family protein, which yields MTTGASPNARRQLARECVTAGIEAAHPERVVRDAVALDGDTLRIQEATFDLAAYDSVTLLGGGNAASQVAAAVEDVLGDRLDGGLVVTDDPAETDRVDVLRGDHPVPSERGVEATRRLLDAADAAGEDDLVLTAVTGGASALLTAPAGDLSLDDLQTTTDGLLASGAPIGETNAVRKHLSDLKGGRLARRLAPARVATLAFSDVAGDDLSVIGSGPVVPDPSTHADARSVLDDYGVEVPSAVRDHLERGIDSANDDTPGADDPAFDRVGTHLLATNRTAIDAARDVAADAGYEPLVLSTTVVGEAREAAKTHVAVAEEALATGDPVEPPCVVLSGGECTVTVAGDGTGGPNLEFALSAALDLPPGATLCAVDTDGRDGATDAAGAVVDADTVSDRRAAARALRENDAYPVLESRDALVETGATGTNVNDLRVLVVGSE from the coding sequence ATGACGACTGGCGCTTCACCGAACGCGCGTCGGCAGCTCGCCCGCGAGTGCGTCACAGCGGGTATCGAGGCGGCCCATCCGGAGCGAGTCGTTCGCGACGCCGTGGCGCTCGACGGCGACACGCTCCGGATACAGGAAGCGACGTTCGACCTCGCGGCCTACGACTCCGTGACGCTCCTCGGCGGCGGGAACGCCGCCTCGCAGGTCGCCGCCGCCGTCGAGGACGTGCTGGGCGACCGGCTCGACGGGGGCCTCGTGGTCACCGACGACCCCGCGGAAACCGACCGCGTCGACGTGCTCCGGGGGGACCATCCGGTCCCAAGCGAGCGCGGTGTCGAGGCCACCAGACGGCTGCTCGACGCCGCCGACGCCGCGGGCGAGGACGACCTGGTTCTCACGGCCGTCACCGGCGGTGCGAGCGCGCTCCTCACCGCCCCCGCGGGCGACCTCTCGCTCGACGACCTCCAGACGACCACCGACGGGCTCCTCGCGAGCGGCGCGCCGATCGGGGAGACCAACGCCGTCCGGAAGCATCTCTCGGACCTCAAGGGCGGACGGCTCGCCCGTCGACTCGCGCCCGCGCGGGTGGCGACGCTGGCCTTCAGCGACGTCGCCGGGGACGATCTTTCGGTCATCGGGAGTGGCCCCGTCGTTCCGGACCCGTCGACCCACGCCGACGCGCGCTCGGTGCTCGACGACTACGGGGTCGAGGTGCCGAGCGCGGTCCGCGACCATCTGGAGCGGGGTATCGATAGCGCGAACGACGACACCCCGGGGGCCGACGACCCGGCCTTCGACCGGGTCGGCACCCACCTGCTCGCGACCAACCGGACGGCGATCGACGCCGCGAGGGACGTCGCCGCCGACGCGGGCTACGAGCCGCTCGTGCTCTCGACGACCGTGGTCGGGGAGGCCCGCGAGGCCGCGAAGACCCACGTCGCGGTCGCCGAGGAGGCCCTGGCGACCGGCGACCCGGTCGAGCCGCCCTGCGTGGTGCTCTCCGGCGGGGAGTGTACCGTCACCGTCGCGGGCGACGGCACCGGTGGGCCGAACCTCGAGTTCGCGCTGTCGGCGGCGCTCGACCTCCCGCCCGGCGCGACGCTTTGTGCGGTCGACACCGACGGGCGCGACGGCGCGACCGACGCCGCCGGTGCGGTCGTCGACGCCGACACCGTTTCCGACCGTCGGGCCGCGGCGCGCGCGCTCCGCGAGAACGACGCCTATCCCGTCCTCGAATCCCGCGACGCGCTCGTCGAGACCGGGGCGACGGGAACGAACGTCAACGACCTACGGGTGCTCGTCGTCGGTTCGGAATGA
- a CDS encoding fumarylacetoacetate hydrolase family protein, which translates to MATMRFRDPAGSIRTGTPTDDGVEFGDESYALDEVDVLAPCDPSKIVCIGLNYADHAEEEGMDLPDRPLLFLKPPNAVSGHGDTVTLPEGKEKVEHEAELAVVIGEQCRNVAADDAMDVVAGFTCADDVSNRDDQRVEQNWVRGKAFDNACPLGPVLADPEDVPDDASVELRLNGETVQSSSRAEFVFSVPELIEEITQYMTLEAGDVIITGTPAGVGELEDGDEVEVEVEGVGTLEHTVAR; encoded by the coding sequence ATGGCAACGATGCGCTTTCGCGATCCAGCCGGTTCGATTCGCACGGGCACGCCGACCGACGACGGCGTCGAGTTCGGTGACGAGAGCTACGCCCTCGACGAGGTCGACGTCCTCGCGCCGTGTGACCCCTCGAAGATCGTCTGTATCGGGCTCAACTACGCGGACCACGCCGAGGAGGAGGGCATGGATCTCCCCGACCGGCCGCTGCTCTTCCTGAAGCCCCCGAACGCGGTCTCGGGCCACGGCGACACGGTCACGCTGCCCGAGGGAAAGGAGAAGGTCGAACACGAGGCCGAACTCGCCGTCGTGATCGGCGAGCAGTGCCGCAACGTCGCGGCCGACGACGCGATGGACGTCGTCGCGGGCTTCACCTGCGCCGACGACGTCTCGAACCGCGACGACCAGCGCGTCGAGCAGAACTGGGTTCGCGGCAAGGCCTTCGACAACGCCTGCCCGCTCGGACCAGTGCTCGCCGACCCCGAGGACGTACCCGACGACGCGAGCGTCGAACTCCGACTCAACGGCGAGACCGTGCAATCGTCCTCGCGCGCCGAGTTCGTCTTCTCGGTACCGGAACTCATCGAGGAGATCACCCAGTACATGACCCTCGAAGCGGGCGACGTCATCATCACCGGGACGCCCGCCGGCGTCGGCGAACTGGAAGACGGCGACGAGGTCGAGGTCGAGGTCGAGGGCGTCGGCACCCTCGAACACACCGTCGCGCGATAG